A genomic stretch from Edaphobacter aggregans includes:
- a CDS encoding serine/threonine-protein kinase codes for MKRRVIKQYEFIRKIGTGGSGVVYLANDTLLQRPVVLKLLKRGNLTIEQMRATQLREARLASAIDHPNVCAIYDVGEAPAESGDSEEAYIVMQYIPGKSLDKLIAEGPSSLQLVLSAGIQISDGLSAAHSLGIFHRDLKPANVMLTDGGLIKILDFGLARRLALDQADFDPSGPASKRAMPAPGATYTARGGTIAYMAPEQFVTGQSSVQSDIFALGLILYELATGRHPFHRPDAPDFQSIRAIQFADPPSIREIAPHLPVELESVILRCLEKQPSARFSSAADVRESLKTIMRSMQLDSALMPGGESLTLLPSQGRLALETPEEEKRTTGILSMLAERFRESGTSAASKQSDSIVVLPFINYGPADVAPLYGYALADAIAARLARMPSLVVRPSSSLMTVATQQLDPLSIGKKLLVNFVLAGNFLRSDKGFDLNWQLLDVSTQSVRAGGSINVASFDLVSVQTEICNEVFSTLQGFGDLQGLHENNRAAALSPSLSEDLSEEYLQARATLSSFMTRTGSRDDLDRARELFESVVKQNDNYAPGWSGLGITHLQYTRHGLGGQMHVLEARRAFDKSLQLDPGSVEANLYRVYMLLSRGEKESARHGIENLLQTAGNDWNVRMVAGITLRIDGMYEEALEQFNASLRMNPSNAAMIYNHRARVYQYQNQMELAADEIEKGLTLEPRQPLLRISLGYQQMRTGDLPKAIETLENVIRDEKSLRIVFPTIALCYVQLGEREKAATFIVDETLSAAEADSEMAYRLATYFALEGDESEALHWLRRAIYLGNENYPWFSKNPAWRNMSGHADFERILEDLKKSYRRNQKNWKRLLAQVRD; via the coding sequence ATGAAGCGGCGCGTAATCAAGCAATACGAGTTCATCCGTAAGATCGGCACCGGCGGCAGCGGCGTCGTATATCTCGCCAACGACACGCTCCTCCAGCGCCCCGTCGTGCTCAAGCTCCTAAAGCGCGGCAACCTCACCATCGAGCAGATGCGCGCCACCCAGCTCCGCGAGGCCCGTCTCGCCTCCGCCATCGACCATCCCAACGTCTGCGCCATCTACGACGTCGGCGAAGCCCCAGCCGAATCCGGCGACTCCGAAGAAGCCTACATCGTCATGCAGTACATCCCCGGCAAGTCCCTCGACAAGCTCATCGCCGAGGGCCCCTCCAGCCTGCAGCTCGTCCTCTCCGCCGGCATCCAGATCTCCGACGGTCTCTCCGCCGCCCACTCCCTCGGCATCTTCCACCGCGACCTCAAGCCAGCCAACGTCATGCTCACCGACGGCGGCCTCATCAAGATCCTCGACTTCGGCCTCGCCCGTCGCCTCGCCCTCGACCAGGCCGACTTCGACCCCTCCGGCCCCGCCAGCAAGCGCGCCATGCCCGCCCCGGGAGCCACCTACACCGCCCGCGGCGGCACCATCGCCTACATGGCTCCCGAGCAGTTCGTCACCGGCCAATCCAGCGTCCAGTCCGACATCTTCGCCCTCGGCCTCATCCTCTACGAGCTCGCCACCGGCCGCCACCCGTTCCACCGCCCCGACGCACCCGACTTCCAGTCCATCCGCGCCATCCAGTTCGCCGACCCGCCCTCCATCCGCGAGATCGCCCCACACCTTCCCGTCGAGCTCGAGAGCGTTATCCTTCGCTGCCTCGAAAAGCAGCCCTCCGCCCGCTTCTCCTCCGCCGCAGACGTTCGCGAGTCCCTCAAGACCATCATGCGCTCCATGCAGCTCGACTCCGCCCTCATGCCCGGCGGCGAATCTCTCACGCTGCTCCCTTCACAAGGCCGCCTCGCTCTCGAAACCCCCGAAGAAGAAAAACGCACCACCGGCATCCTCTCCATGCTTGCCGAACGCTTTCGCGAATCCGGCACCAGCGCAGCAAGCAAACAAAGCGACAGCATCGTCGTCCTCCCCTTCATCAACTACGGCCCCGCCGACGTAGCCCCTCTCTACGGCTACGCCCTCGCCGATGCCATCGCTGCACGTCTCGCCCGCATGCCATCGCTCGTAGTCCGCCCATCAAGCTCGCTGATGACCGTCGCCACCCAGCAACTCGATCCCCTCAGCATCGGCAAAAAACTCCTCGTCAACTTTGTCCTCGCCGGTAACTTCCTCCGCTCCGACAAAGGCTTTGACCTCAACTGGCAGCTCCTCGACGTCTCCACCCAAAGCGTCCGCGCCGGAGGCTCCATCAACGTAGCCTCTTTCGATCTGGTCTCCGTCCAGACCGAGATCTGCAACGAAGTCTTCAGCACCCTCCAGGGCTTCGGCGATCTCCAGGGCCTGCACGAAAACAATCGCGCAGCCGCACTCTCCCCCTCACTCAGCGAAGACCTCTCTGAGGAGTATCTCCAGGCCCGGGCCACCCTCTCCTCGTTTATGACCCGCACCGGCAGCCGCGACGACCTCGACCGCGCCCGCGAACTCTTCGAGTCCGTCGTCAAGCAGAACGACAACTACGCCCCCGGCTGGTCCGGCCTCGGCATCACGCACCTGCAATACACCCGCCACGGCCTCGGAGGCCAGATGCATGTCCTCGAAGCCCGCCGCGCCTTCGACAAGTCCCTCCAACTAGACCCCGGCTCCGTCGAAGCCAATCTCTACCGCGTCTACATGCTCCTCTCGCGCGGCGAAAAAGAGTCTGCCCGCCACGGCATCGAAAACCTCCTCCAGACCGCCGGCAACGATTGGAACGTTCGCATGGTCGCCGGCATAACCCTCCGCATTGACGGCATGTATGAAGAAGCCCTCGAGCAGTTCAACGCATCCCTGCGCATGAACCCCTCTAACGCGGCTATGATTTACAACCACCGCGCCCGCGTCTACCAGTACCAGAACCAGATGGAACTCGCCGCCGACGAGATCGAAAAAGGCCTCACCCTAGAACCCCGCCAGCCTCTCCTCCGCATCTCTCTCGGCTACCAGCAGATGCGCACCGGCGATCTCCCTAAAGCCATCGAGACCCTCGAAAACGTCATCCGCGACGAGAAATCTCTCCGCATCGTCTTCCCGACCATCGCCCTCTGCTACGTCCAGCTCGGCGAGCGCGAAAAAGCCGCCACCTTCATCGTCGATGAGACCCTCTCCGCCGCCGAAGCCGACAGCGAGATGGCCTACCGTCTTGCCACCTACTTCGCCCTTGAAGGCGACGAGTCTGAAGCCCTGCATTGGCTCCGTCGCGCCATCTACCTCGGCAACGAAAACTACCCGTGGTTCAGCAAAAATCCAGCCTGGCGCAACATGAGCGGCCATGCCGACTTCGAGCGCATCCTTGAAGACCTTAAAAAAAGCTACCGCCGCAACCAAAAAAACTGGAAGCGCCTCCTGGCTCAGGTCCGTGACTAA